A single Lolium perenne isolate Kyuss_39 chromosome 6, Kyuss_2.0, whole genome shotgun sequence DNA region contains:
- the LOC127305566 gene encoding uncharacterized protein, producing the protein RGLQDPRVSPSTLPVLVHDLGTQTDDPPTQYSISSQALSTVAIDELRRYRCFVTPQGWVLALDPTSCQTFLWRPQDGERIQLPPKKQGFPESCKCLLSDMPGAASGCAVVVFDLDDRQMWVCKIGATDWDSHRYEPAMYVKGKIPRMSMRNIARCHGIAAVGDKIYFELTAREMGVIEFDGKAGLKLDTIEVDMVDLPLSTPMASMYLVESCGDFFLVVIFFDGDNVHKIANHAIYKMDFSGPEWCEVDEIGADTVFLLGGDMLGKSCFGASCLAPEPGRRGNCIYFLNHMATTESFLHVIDLKTGTEQVQWPFRHNGYHMPVRLPFWLLPTESTFQAQGLSFVPCNPRPLARRYLFNFSCIFFFFLFLFRTMY; encoded by the coding sequence CGTGGTTTGCAGGACCCACGCGTCTCGCCATCGACGTTGCCGGTGCTCGTGCACGATCTCGGAACACAGACCGATGACCCGCCAACGCAATACAGCATCTCCAGCCAAGCCCTGAGCACGGTAGCCATCGACGAGCTGCGACGCTACCGCTGCTTCGTGACCCCACAGGGCTGGGTGCTCGCTCTCGACCCAACCTCCTGCCAGACGTTCCTATGGCGGCCTCAAGACGGCGAGAGGATCCAGCTGCCACCCAAGAAGCAGGGGTTCCCTGAAAGCTGCAAGTGCTTGCTCTCCGACATGCCAGGTGCGGCTTCAGGCTGCGCCGTTGTGGTCTTTGATCTCGACGACCGTCAGATGTGGGTGTGCAAGATTGGGGCGACCGACTGGGACAGCCACCGCTATGAACCCGCCATGTACGTCAAAGGTAAGATCCCACGGATGAGTATGAGGAACATTGCGAGGTGCCACGGCATCGCAGCCGTCGGTGACAAGATCTACTTTGAGTTAACAGCCCGTGAGATGGGGGTCATTGAGTTTGATGGAAAGGCGGGACTGAAACTGGAcaccatagaggttgacatggtcGACCTGCCGCTaagcacgcccatggcttcaaTGTACTTGGTTGAGTCCTGCGGTGACTTCTTCCTCGTTGTCATCTTCTTCGATGGCGACAATGTGCACAAGATAGCCAATCATGCCATCTACAAGATGGATTTCTCAGGGCCAGAATGGTGCGAGGTGGACGAAATTGGCGCTGATACAGTCTTCCTTCTTGGTGGGGATATGCTTGGGAAATCTTGTTTTGGGGCATCGTGCTTGGCTCCTGAACCTGGTCGCAGAGGCAACTGCATATACTTTTTGAACCACATGGCCACGACTGAGAGTTTTCTACATGTCATCGACCTGAAGACAGGGACGGAACAAGTGCAATGGCCTTTCAGGCACAATGGCTATCATATGCCAGTCCGGTTGCCGTTCTGGCTACTACCTACAGAATCCACCTTTCAGGCACAAGGGTTATCTTTTGTCCCCTGTAATCCGAGGCCTCTTGCAAGGAGATACCTTTTTAACTTTTCCTgtattttcttcttcttcttgtttcttTTCCGAACTATGTACTGA